The Coregonus clupeaformis isolate EN_2021a chromosome 20, ASM2061545v1, whole genome shotgun sequence genome contains a region encoding:
- the LOC123481159 gene encoding zinc finger protein 239-like has translation MSALSYSPPSKEEEVCCTVKEALGLNIVVKEEEEDIRVKRHGGEEEDAVFGVKEEEEEEKEAVTAKEEKEEAFRMMKEEEEAITLKEEEDVIVKVEAEPFRVKEEEDGISIKEEDVLGVKEEEETETEDLIDTRERPDSHSDSGKSPSVEPDPETPKPARQHHCSLCGKSFWWLGHLRHHKRTHTGEKPYHCSQCGKRFTMLGNLKQHERTHTAERPFKCSKCGKSFTWLRYLNKHEKIHLVGRKTCQCSQCGKRFTTLGYLETHKRIHSGEKPYQCSKCGMTCNQLGNLKSHERIHTGEKPFQCSQCGKRFTGSRNLKLHERIHINKHTNTQEGKKEEKTYHCSHCGKTFSRSEDLKSHERIERLCSDLCF, from the exons ATGAGCGCACTAAGCTACTCCCCCCCttctaaagaagaggaggtctgctgcaCGGTgaaagaagctctggggctgaacattgtcgtaaaagaagaagaggaggatattAGAGTGAAAAGACACGGGGGTGAGGAAGAGGATGcagtttttggagtgaaagaagaagaagaggaggagaaggaggctgTCACAgccaaagaagagaaggaagaagctttcagaatgatgaaggaggaagaggaggctatcacattgaaagaagaagaggatgtTATAGTGAAAGTAGAGGCAGAACCTTttagagtgaaagaggaagaggacggTATCTCAATAAAAGAGGAAGATGTCTTgggagtgaaggaggaggaggagacagagactgaAGATCTGATTGACACCA gagagagaccagactctcactctgacagcgggaagagtccttcagtggaaccagacccagagacgccCAAACCAGCAAGACAACACCACTGCTccctctgtggaaagagtttttggTGGTTAGGGCACCTTAGGCACCATAAGAGAacgcacacaggggagaagccataccactgctcccagtgtggaaagagatttactatgttagggaacctgaaacagcatgagaggacacacactgcAGAAAGGCCTTTCAAATGTTCcaagtgtggaaagagttttacatgGTTAAGGTACCTGAATAAGCATGAAAAAATACACCTAGTAGGGAGGAAGACCtgccaatgctcccagtgtggaaagagatttactaCTCTAGGGTACCTGGAAacacacaagagaatacactccggagagaagccttaccaatgctccaAATGTGGAATGACTTGTAAccagttagggaacctgaaatcacatgagagaatacacactggagaaaaacccttccaatgctcccagtgtggcaaGAGATTTACTGGTTCAAGGAACCTGAAATTGCATGAGAGAATACatataaataaacatacaaatacacaggaggggaagaaggaggagaagacataccactgctctcattgtggaaagacattttcccggtcagaggacctgaaatcacatgagagaatagagaggctgtgttctgacttgTGTTTTTGA